A single window of Nicotiana tomentosiformis chromosome 1, ASM39032v3, whole genome shotgun sequence DNA harbors:
- the LOC104099260 gene encoding uncharacterized protein — protein MATTSLSSSVASLCFSLSSELLPSDCREKPNSLSWSSSFPQLKLSASSISIPCPSNLSLRQKFVIEAAWTRRSRSEAAKRPNRKSWKQRTDMYLRPFLLNIFFSKRFIHAKVMHRGTSKVISVATTNAKDLRNTLPSLIDNNAARVIGKLIAERSKEADVYAIAYEPGRNERIEGRLGIILDTIQENGIIFV, from the exons ATGGCTACTACTTCCCTTTCTTCTTCAGTAGCATCTCTCTGTTTCTCCCTTTCCTCCGAATTGCTTCCATCTGACTGTAGAGAGAAACCTAATTCCCTTTCATGGTCTTCTTCTTTTCCCCAACTCAAACTTTCTGCTTCTTCCATTTCCATTCCATGCCCTTCTAATCTCTCTCTCCGCCAG AAATTTGTCATTGAGGCTGCATGGACAAGAAGATCTCGGAGTGAAGCTGCAAAAAGGCCCAACAGGAAATCATGGAAACAAAGGACGGATATGTATTTGAGACCTTTTTTactaaacattttcttttcaaaacGATTTATCCATGCAAAAGTCATGCATCGAGGAACCAGCAAGGTGATCTCTGTAGCTACCACAAACGCGAAAGACTTAAGGAACACATTGCCTTCCCTTATTGACAACAATGCTGCCAGGGTGATAGGCAAGTTGATTGCAGAGCGATCAAAAGAAGCTGATGTCTACGCCATTGCATATGAGCCCGGAAGGAATGAACGAATTGAAGGTAGACTTGGGATTATTCTCGACACTATCCAAGAAAATGGCATCATATTTGTTTAA
- the LOC104099261 gene encoding UMP-CMP kinase 3 — MGTVVDSSNQGAGSLPTNKKVSVIFVLGGPGSGKGTQCANIVENFGYTHLSAGDLLRAEIKSGSENGTMISNMIKEGKIVPSEVTIKLLQRAIQENGNDKFLIDGFPRNEENRAAFESVTGIEPEFVLFFDCPEEEMERRLLGRNQGREDDNIDTIRKRFKVFLESSLPVIEYYNSKGKVRKIDAAKPVGEVFEAVKAVFAPAVEKVAA, encoded by the exons ATGGGGACTGTTGTCGATTCTTCTAACCAG GGAGCAGGAAGCCTGCCAACCAACAAGAAGGTCTCTGTTATTTTTGTTCTAG GTGGCCCAGGCAGTGGTAAGGGCACCCAGTGTGCTAATATTGTTGAAAACTTTGGGTACACCCATCTAAGTGCTGGTGATCTTCTCCGAGCAGAAATAAAATCTGGTTCAGAGAATGG GACGATGATTTCAAACATGATTAAAGAAGGGAAAATTGTACCATCAGAGGTAACAATTAAGCTTCTCCAACGAGCAATTCAGGAAAATGGGAACGACAAATTTCTTATTGATGGTTTCCCTCGCAATGAGGAGAACCGTGCAGCTTTTGAGTCAGTT ACTGGAATTGAGCCTGAGTTTGTGCTCTTCTTTGATTGTCCTGAAGAAGAGATGGAGAGACGCCTTTTGGGTCGGAACCAG GGAAGAGAAGATGATAATATTGATACAATAAGGAAGCGATTCAAGGTTTTCCTGGAATCTAGTTTACCTGTTATTGAATATTACAACTCCAAGGGGAAGGTTCGAAAG ATTGATGCTGCAAAACCTGTTGGAGAAGTATTTGAAGCAGTTAAAGCTGTTTTTGCCCCAGCTGTTGAGAAG GTTGCTGCCTAG